One genomic window of bacterium includes the following:
- a CDS encoding DUF6152 family protein: MKTTRFSRLALPVLGLAAALVLGLMASPEPAAAHHAFAAEFDATKPVRLRGKVTKVEWVNP, translated from the coding sequence ATGAAGACGACGCGATTCTCTCGCCTTGCCCTGCCAGTCCTTGGTCTCGCTGCCGCGCTGGTGTTGGGCCTGATGGCGTCGCCGGAGCCAGCCGCCGCGCACCACGCCTTCGCCGCCGAGTTCGACGCCACGAAGCCGGTTCGGCTGCGCGGCAAGGTGACGAAGGTCGAGTGGGTGAACCCGC